The proteins below are encoded in one region of Hordeum vulgare subsp. vulgare chromosome 3H, MorexV3_pseudomolecules_assembly, whole genome shotgun sequence:
- the LOC123440720 gene encoding uncharacterized protein LOC123440720: protein MDPMSIEKIRAMRKYRRNRKQQQLLLPALAPYLVATCAVLCLLLTSPAWFPGLCSLLVSFLLTTLPDLATAFLLSPKCLFVVGNLIVAFLIAQSRLAPRSQPGSVLDVDDVHEEHVKRNITPTTAKAATAATVVFSDDSVLVQGVWEGEKEKEEEEEEGEEELEKRVDDFIARVKRQRKLEGKIFFDTDR, encoded by the coding sequence ATGGACCCCATGAGCATAGAGAAGATCAGGGCCATGAGGAAGTACAGGAGGAACAGGAAGCAGCAGCAGCTGCTGCTCCCTGCCCTCGCGCCTTACCTGGTCGCCACCTGCGCTGTCCTCTGTCTGCTGCTCACCAGCCCTGCCTGGTTCCCCGGGCTGTGCTCGCTCCTCGTCTCCTTCCTCCTCACCACCCTCCCTGACCTGGCCACGGCCTTCCTGCTCAGCCCCAAGTGCCTCTTCGTCGTCGGCAACCTCATCGTCGCCTTCCTCATCGCGCAGTCTAGGCTAGCTCCGAGGAGCCAGCCTGGTTCCGTACTGGATGTGGACGACGTCCACGAGGAGCACGTGAAGAGGAACATCACGCCGACGACCGCAAAGGCTGCGACGGCGGCCACGGTGGTGTTCTCCGATGACAGTGTGCTGGTTCAAGGAGTTTGGgagggagagaaggagaaggaggaggaggaggaggagggggaggaggagctggagaagagggtggatgacttcattgctagggtgAAGAGGCAGAGGAAGCTCGAAGGCAAGATCTTCTTCGACACCGATCGATAG
- the LOC123445272 gene encoding 50S ribosomal protein L27, chloroplastic, translating into MAFTLVGAFKGLSLASSSSFLRGDRAALPGGAAGGVGVATLPARGLTIQMAHKKGAGSTKNGRDSKGQRLGVKIYGDQLAKPGAIIIRQRGTKVYPGNNVGMGKDHTLFSLIDGLVKFEKYGPDRKKVSVYPYEKEPENPNSYRARKRENFRLQRERLKARAEGTYEPELVLAAADASVEVNADC; encoded by the exons ATGGCGTTCACGCTGGTGGGAGCCTTCAAGGGCCTGTCCctcgcgtcctcctcctccttcctccgcgGAGACCGCGCCGCGCTCCCCGGCGGCGCCGCCGGAGGCGTGGGCGTGGCGACGCTGCCGGCGCGCGGGCTGACCATCCAGATGGCGCACAAGAAGGGGGCCGGGAGCACCAAGAACGGCAGGGACTCCAAGGGCCAGCGCCTCGGGGTCAAGATTTACGGCGACCAGCTCGCCAAGCCCGGCGCCATCATCATCCGCCAGCGCGGCACCAAG GTTTATCCTGGAAATAATGTTGGGATGGGAAAGGATCACACGCTCTTTTCCTTGATTGATGGACTTGTCAAGTTTGAGAAATATGGACCGGACAGGAAAAAG GTAAGTGTCTACCCATATGAGAAAGAGCCTGAGAACCCAAACAGTTACAGAGCAAGGAAGAGAGAGAACTTCCGCTTGCAGCGCGAACGCTTGAAGGCCAGAGCAGAGGGAACTTATGAACCAGAATTGGTGTTGGCAGCTGCAGATGCAAGTGTTGAGGTCAATGCAGACTGCTGA